In Streptomyces sp. ML-6, the genomic stretch CCCGTCGGGCGCCCGCATGTGCATGAACGACTACCCCGGCACCCCCGACGTGTTCTCGGACGGACCCACCGGCGAGCAGCCGTCAGTCGACCCGAAGTCCCGCATCGTGTTCGCGGACGTCACCGGAGGCGGACGGGACGACTACCTGCTGATCGAGCCGGACGGTACGACGACGGCCTGGTACAACAGGGACTTCCAGTCCACGGGCGGACGGGAGTACCTGGACTGGGCGCCGCCCGAGAACATCGACGGCGCCCGGACGGAGCCCGAGGAGATCCTGTACGCGGACATCGACGGGGACAGGCGTGCCGACCGCATCCTGATCACCGCCAAGGGCGGCGCCCGTGCCTGGCTCAACGAGGGCGCCGAGGGGGCGGGCGGGAAGTTCCGGGAGATCGGAAGGATCGCGGAGGACTCCGGAGTGCCCCCGCAGGAGGTGCGGTTCGCCGACGTCGACGGGGACGGCAGGGCCGACTTCCTCCGCATCGAACGGAACGGCGTGACCCACGCCTGGCTCAACCGGCTCAAGCCGGAGCAATTCGGCAGCTGACGTCTCCGAGCGCCTCGGGCACCCTTGCCTCCTACGCGATGTCACCCAACGTGACGAAGAACATCCCGGCGCCGCAGGGGGTGTTCCGCTCCCCCGCAGAACACCCCACCCGGGGTCGCGAACGCGCTGGAACAGCACGGACTTTCGCGCGGAAACCTGCTCGCAGAAAGCCGACGTGGCACTCCCCCGGTCGCCGTCCGCGCTGCGACGATTACCGAAGGTTGCCGAAACGGGCGCATACGGCGGCAGCGCCGCGCGGCCCGCCCGCCTGCCGCCGCCACCCCGGATCCACAGCACCCCGGATCCGTAGGTCCGTAGATCCGTAGGTCCGTAGGTTCCGAGCCAGGGAGTCCCCCATGCCGCATCCCTCGTCGCCCTCCTCTCCCGACCAGCCGCCGCGAGCGGTCGGCGGCATCCTTTCCCTGGACGTCGAGTCCGCGCTCCGGGCCGCCGACGAGGCCCTCGCCCTCCGGCTCGGCACTGTCACACGCCAGGAGATCGACACCCGGACCGCCGAACTGCGCGGGCACGTCGGCCTCTTCGCCGAGGCGGTGCTCGACCACGCACGGACCGCCGCGGACCGCTCCGTCCGGTGGGAGGTCGACCAGCTCCTCGCCTCGACGCCGAGGGACGGCGCGCTCGTCTTCAGCGCGTACCAGCACCTGCGCGACCTCGCCCGGATGCTGCGCCGGCTGGCGGACTCCGCGGCGGAGCACGGGGTGACGTCATGAGCGCCGACGCCCGGCCGCAGGACCACCAGTCGCAGGACCACCAGTCGCGGGACCACCGGCCGTGGGACTACACGACGTTCGCGCCCCCGGGTCGGACCTGCCCCGCGTGCCTGCGCCCGGTCCGGCCGCTCGACCGCTGCTTCCGGGGCGAGATCCCCGGGGCGGCCGAGGAGCCGGTCGTCCTCTACCGCCACATCGACTGCGCGAACCCGGAGCGCCCGTCACACGGCTGAAGGGGCTTCACGACCGGTGGCCCCCGTCGAAGGGCGTCCCCGGACCGGACGGACTCCCCCGCCGAGATCTCCGACGGGGGCGTGCGGCACGATGGGACGCCGTCGAACGCGTAGCCCCGAGACCGTCCCCACCCACCCCCACCAGGAGGAACCCGTGCCCGCCGAGTCCGCCGTCGAGCTGTCGCCCGAGATTCTCGCCGCCTTCCAGGCCGCCAAGGGCTTCATGCCGGTGGGCGAGGGGCTCGCGCTGTACCGGGCCGCCGTCGAGGCCGCCGCGCTGGGGCTGCCGATCCTGGAGGTCGGCACGTACTGCGGGCGCTCCACCGTCCTGCTCGCCGATGTCGCGCGGGCGGCCGGTGTGACGGCGCTCACCGTGGACCACCACCGCGGCAGCGAGGAGCAGCAGCCGGGCTGGGAGTACCACGACCCGACCGTCGTGGACCCGGAGGTGGGGCGGATGGACACGCTGCCGACCTTCCGCCGGACCCTGCACGCGGCGGGTCTTGAGGACCACGTGGTGGCGCTGGTGGGGCGGTCGCCGCAGGTCGCGGCGGTCTGGGGCGGGAAGCTCGGGTTCGTGTTCATCGACGGCGGGCACACCGACGAGCACGCCAACGCCGACTACGAGGGCTGGGCGCCGCACGTGGCCGAGGGCGGGCTGCTGGTGATCCACGACGTGTTCCCGGACCCCGCGCACGGCGGCCAGGCCCCGTACCGCATCTATCTGCGGGCGCTGGAGTCCGGCGCGTTCACCGAGGTCTCGGTGACGGATTCGCTGCGGGTGCTGCGGCGTACCGGAACCGGCATCTGAGGGCGGCCGACGCCGCTTTCGGAGCACGCCCGAGACCCTCTGTAGCATCGCGTGGTGCCGTACGACGAGAGCGTTCCCCCCACACCGCGCCGCCGGCCCCTGATCGCCGCCGCCGTGCTCGCAGCCGTGTGCCTGAGTGCCGCGGGCTGCGGCGCGGGCGACGACGGGGGCGGTGGTACCGCTGCCCGGCCGGGGCCGGACGGCAGCGCCGCCGCCTCCGCACCTTCCTCCGCGTCGGCGTCGCCGTCGCCTTCGAGGAGCGCCCCGGCGCCGGGAAAGAAGTCCGCCTCCCCCGCTGCGTCCGCTTCCGCTTCCAGGCCCGCGAACAAGATCTCCGGGCCGTTGTCGGGCAAGACCGTGGTGATCGACCCGGGGCACAATCCGAACAATCGCCTGCACACCCGGGAAATCAATCGTCAGGTGGACATCGGGACCGGGCACAAGGAGTGCGACACCACCGGCACTTCGACCAATTCCGGTTATGCGGAGGCCCGGTTCACCCTCGATGTGTCGCACCGGTTGCGTGATCTCCTCCTGAAGCAGGGGGCCGAGGTCCTGCTGACGTACGACAACGACCGCTCGTACGGGCCGTGCGTCGACGAACGGGCCCGGATCGGGAACGAGGCGAAAGCCGACGCGGTGGTCTCGGTGCACGCGGACGGTTCCGCAGTCGGCAACCGCGGTTTCCATGTGATCCTGCCCGCGGCCGTGCGGGGCGGGGCGGCGGACACCTCGGGGATCGTCGGCCCTTCGCGCGATCTGGGAACCAGGATCGCCGGCCTCTTCGTCCGAGCCACCGGAAGCGCTCCCTCCAATTACATCGGCGGCAATACCGGATTGGACACTCGCAAGGATCTGGGCGGACTGAATTTGTCGACCGTGCCCAAAGTCTTCATCGAATGCGGCAATATGCGTGATCCCAAGGACGCCGCACTGCTCACCAGTCCGGACTGGCGCCAGCGGGCCGCACAAGGCATTGCCGATGGCATCAGCAGCTACCTCAAGGGGTAACAAGAGGTGGTTCTGGGGCGAAAATGGGGGGATGCACGTCCAGCCTCCGGGCAGGGCAACAACCCGACCGGGCAGACGATAGATTCATCCGTACGATGGGGGCCTCCCCCGAGCTTCGTGCCGTGCCCGCCGTACCCGTGCAGGCGGCAACGACGACCGCCCAGACGAGACGACCGACTAAGGACCTTCACGTGAATATCCGCTCCCTCACTCGAGGCGACGGCGTGGTGATCGGAGCAGCGGTCGTGCTGTTCATCGCCTCTTTCCTCGACCTCTTCAGCTACGACTGCCCCACGGGCGTCAACTGCTCCGGCTACAACGCCCCGAACGCCTGGGACTCGCTCGGGCTCCTCATGAGCCTCTTCATCGCGGGCATCATCGGTGCGGTGCTGGTAATCGTGGGCCGTTCCATGCCGGCCCGCAAGGTCGTCGGCTTCGACCTCGGCCAGTTCGGTGCCGCGTTCACCGTCTTCTCGCTGTGGACGGCCTTCTGGACCATCATCGACGGCAGCGACGCGGGCGCCGGCATGATCCTCGGCCTGCTCGCGACCATCGCGCTCGCGGGCGGCGCGGTCGCCACCCCGCTGGTCCCCGCGCTCAAGGCCCCGCTGATGGGCGCCCCGCGCCCGCAGGCGGTGCAGTCCCCGTACGGCCAGGGCCAGCCCGGCCAGGGCTACGGCTACCCGGGCGGCGCCCAGCCGCAGCCGTCGTACGGCGGCCAGCCCTCCTTCGGCGGTCAGCCGCAGGCGGCCGGTCAGCCCGACGCGCAGAACGCCCAGCCGCAGGCCACGGGGGCGGGTGCGCCGGCCGGTGACTTCACCCCGTTCTGGTTCGCGGTGCCGGTGGCCCGTCCGCTGTACGGCGAGGACGGTTCGCCGTCGCCGATCGCCGAACTGGCGCCCGGCACCTGGTACCTCGCGGTCGAGCAGCGCGGTCAGACCCTGGTCGCGCAGACCCAGGACGGCCGTCGCGGCGTGCTCCAGGACACCACGGGCATCCAGCGCGGCTGAGCCCGGCGCACCACCCGCAGTCACGACAGTGGCCCTCCGCCCCTTCCGGGCGGGGGGCCACTGTCGTACCCTCCGTCCGTGCGCATCGATCTGACGTAGCGTCAGAAATGCTGGGAGCTGGGAGGTGTCGGATGCGGCTCGGACTCGCGCTCGGCTACTGGGGCCGGGGCCCCGACCCCGCCCATCTCGAACTGGCCAGGACCGCCGAGCAGTTGGGGTACGCGTCGGTGTGGACGGCGGAGGCGTGGGGCTCGGACGCGTTCACCCCGCTGACCTGGATCGCCGCGCACACCTCCCGCATCCGACTGGGCACCAGCGTCGCGCAGATGGCGGCGCGCACCCCCACCGCGACCGCCATGCACGCCCTCACGCTCGACCACCTCTCCGGCGGCCGGATGATGCTCGGCCTCGGACTGTCCGGCCCGCAGGTGGTGGAGGGCTGGTACGGGCGGCCGTTCCCCGCGAGCCCGCTGACCGCGACCCGTGAGTACGTCGACGTCGTCCGCCAGGTGCTCCGCCGCGAGGCGCCCGTGGAGCTGGCCGGGCGGTTCCACTCCCACCCGTACACCGGTCCGGACGCCACCGGGCTGGGCAAGCCGCTGAAGCCGATCACCCACCCGCTGCGGCCGCGGCTGCCCGTGCTGCTCGGGGCGGAGGGGCCGAGGAACATCGCACAGACGACCCGGATCGCCGACGGCTGGCTGCCGCTGCACTGGTCGCCGCTGCGCACCGACGTGTACGCCGCCTCGCTCACCGATCTCCCCGACGGCTTCATGATCGCGCCGCTGGTCCGCGCCCGGGTATGCGACGACGTGGCGGAGGGGCTGCTGCCTGTGAAGGCGATGCTCGGTTTCTACATCGGGGGGATGGGGCACGCGGCCCGCAACTTCCACGCCGACCTGATGGCACGGATGGGGTACGGGGCGGAGGCCCGGCACATTCAGCGGCTGTTCCTCGAAGGCCGCAAGGAGGAAGCGGTACTGGCCGTGCCCGACGCGTTCGCGGACGAGATCTCGCTCGTCGGCCCCCGCGAACGGATCGCGGAGCGGCTGGAGTCGTGGCGCGCGGGACCGGTCACGGACCTGCTGGTGACGGCGCCGGACCCGCACACCCTGCGGGTGCTCGCCGAACTCAACGGATAGGGCGCCCGGCAGCCGGGCACGGGCGCGGACCCGGTCGCGACCCCGGACCCGGACCCGGCCCCGGGCACGCGGGGAACGGGGCCGAAGGTCCTCCGGGGGGCATGTGCTCCGGGGGTCACGCGCCCCGGGGGTCCGCGGCTTCCGGCTGCCGTGCGGCGGAGCAGCCCCCTCCCTCGGGGGCTCCGAGGAACCGCTCGGCCCAGCTGCCCAGCTCCTCCAGGGCGGGCCGCAGGGCCTCACCGGCGGGAGTGAGCCGGTAGGTGACGCGCAGCGGTGGACCGGCGTCCACCTCGCGGCTCACGAGGCCCGCCTCGCCGAGTTCGGCGAGGCGGTCGGAGAGCATGCGCTCGCTGATCCCACTCACCGCTCGGCACAGTTCGGCGAAGCGGCCGGGACCGCTCATCAGGCTGGCGAGGATGACGCCGTTCCAGCGCTTGCCCAGAAGGACGAAGACGCTTTCCATCGCGCCGCCCACACCCGCGCACTGCCCCGCATCATGCTGCCCCATCGCCATGCGGCCATGGTATCGCCCACCCTCCTGGTACTTATGAAAAGTAAGCTACTCTTTCTTTGTAAGTAGCTGATGAAACCGCCGTGCGGTGTCGGGCTGCGCCGGTCCGGCGCGCCCGCGCCCCCCGCGCGCCCATTTCCGAGGAGTGTTTTCCATGGCCGTTCTGCTGCACATCGACTCGTCCCTGTTCCCGCCGGAGGGTTCCGGCTCCCGTCAGGTCACCGCCGCCTTCCGCAAGACCTGGGAGGAGGCGCACCCACAGGGCAGCGTCATCTACCGGGACCTGGCCGCCACTCCCGTACCGCACCTGGACGCCGCCACCGTCACCGCCGAGGCCGTCCCCGCCCTGCGCGAGGAGCTCATCGCCGAATTCGAGAAGGCCGATGTCGTCCTCATCGGCGCCCCCATGTACAACTTCACGATCCCGTCCACCCTGAAGGCCTGGCTGGACCAGATCATCCTGGTGGGGCGGACCTTGGGCGAAGGTGTGTCGCTGTCCGGCAAGCGGGTCGTGATCGCTTCCTCGCGCGGCGGCTCCTACCAGCCCGGCACGCCGCGGGCCGGCTTCGATTTCGACACCAACTACCTGCAGAAGGTGCTGGGCGAGGTGCTCGGCCTGCCGGTCGAGGTGATCACGCGCGAGCTGACGCTGGCCGCCGTCAACCCCGCCATGAACGAACTGGTGCCGCTGGCCGAGGAGTCGGCGCGGCAGTCGCTGGAGCGGGCCGCCGCGTCCGCCCGGGAGCACGCCGCGCTCCTGGTCTGACGCCGGGGCCGACAGTCCGGGCCCGGCGGGCCCGGGCGACCGCCTCTTGACTCGGTCTCGGCAAGTGGTCGCTCAGCGGCCTGGGCGAGCTCTGCGAACGCCCCTGTCGCTTCAACGAGTTGCGTCGGGCCGTGCCCCGGATCACGCAGAAGTCGCTGACCGCCACGCTCCGGCGGCTCGGCTCCGGCGGCTCGAACGCAACGGCGTGATCGAGCGCAAGGTCCTCTCCACCCGCCCGGTGGCGGTCAGGCACCGGATCACACCGCTGGGCACGACCCTCCGGCCTCCCGTCGATGTACTGCCGGCGTGGGCCTCGGCGAACATGCCGGCCATCGCACGCGCGCAAGGACTTCGATGCGCGGGAGGAAGCGCGGCTGCTCGCGGAACTCGACGAGTAGGGCCTCCCGTTCGAACCGAACCGGGCTGAACCGGGCTGAACCTGGCCGAACCGGGCCGGGCCGGGCAGCGGGGTCCGTGTGCTCCGGCATCATCCGGGCGATGGACCTCGGGCAGCCGGGCGTGCCACGGTGGTGGCCGGTGAACCACCGGCCGGACGGGGGCCGGTGACTTCCCCCGTTCCGGGGCCGGTTCGAGGAGTGGTCGTAGGGTCATGCAGCGTTTTTGGCGCTCCCTGTTCCGGCAGAACGCCCCGGCCCCCACATCCCCGGCCGACGAACCACCGGCCCCAACATCCCCGGCCGCGGAGAGAGCTGCCCCTGGGGACACGGGCCCGGGCGCGGTGCTTCCCCCCGGGCCGCCGGCTCCCGCGCCCTCCGTCGCGGACCCGGCGGCGCGCTGGGCCCCCGGTTCGACCGTGGCCGGGCTCTACCGGGTGGATGCCCTGCTGGGCGCCGGTGGCATGGGCGAAGTCCACCGGGTGCGGCATCTCGGCTGGCAGCACGACATGGCGGTGAAGAGCCCCCGGCCCGAGCTGTGGGCGGGCGAGCAGGGCCCCGAGGCGTTCCTCGAAGAGGCCCGGGTCTGGGTGGGCCTGGAGCCGAACCCGTACATCTGTGCCTGCCACTACGTGCGCGTGGTGGCGGGGGTGCCGCGGATCTTCTCCGAGTTCGCCGGGGGTGGCAGTGTCGCCGACGAGCTGCGCGGGGGCCGGATCACGACGGTGGAACAGATCCTCGACATCGGCATCCAGACGGCCTGGGGCCTGCGCGCCGCGCACCGGGCCGGTGTGGTGCACCAGGACGTCAAGCCCGCGAACATGCTGCTGGGCGTCGACGGGCGCGCGATGCTCACCGACTTCGGACTGGCGCGGGTCGGGGCCGGGACGGTCCCGGCCGGTGCGGTGCCACCCACCGCGCCGGGCGGGGACGCGTCGATCCTGGTCACCCGGACCGGGATGACCCCGGCGTACGCCTCCCCCGAGCAGATGGCGGGTTCCCGGGTCGGCCGGCGCAGCGACATGTGGTCGTGGGCGGCGTCCGTGCTGGAGCTGTTCCTCGGCCAGGTGGTCTGGATGGCTGGTCCGGTGGCCGGTGAGGCTCTGCGGGCCGTCGTCCGGGAGACCGCCGTACCCGGTGAGACCGCCGTACCCGGTCGTCCACCGATCCCGCACGAGGTGGCCGAGTTGCTGGACGCGTGCCTGTCCGACGATCCGGACTCCCGCCCGCCGGACATGGACGCCGTCGCCGCCCGGCTGGTCCGCGTCCACGAGGCACGGACCGGCCGCCCCTATCCGAGGTCCGCCGCGCCGACGGTGTCGCATCTGGCCGACGGCTGGAACAACAGGGCGTTGTCGCTGCACGACCTCGGCGAGGCGGAAGCCGCCGACCGGTGCTGGCAGAAGGCCCTGGAGGCCGACCCCAGGCACCCCGGCGCCGTCTTCAACCGGGGGCTGACGCGGTGGCGGGCCGGGGAGATCACCGACACCGCCCTCGTCCGGGACCTGGAGTCGGTGCGCTCGGCGCACCCCGGCGACTCCCGCCCCCTCCACCTGCTGGGCCTCGCCCACCTGGAACGGGGCGACGCGCAGGCGGCACTCGAAGCGCTGCGCGGGGCCGGGCGGTCGGGCCCGGCCGATCCCGGGACCGATGCCTCGCTGCGCGCCGCGACCCGGGCGGCCGAGCGTTCCGCGCCCGGCCGCACGCTCCCCGGGCACAGCGCCGCGGCCCGCTCGCTCTCGGTGACCCCGGACGGCCGGTACGCCCTGTCCGGCGGTTCGCGGAACGAGGTGTTCCGGTGGGACCTGGACACCGGCACCCGGATCGGCACGATCGACTCCTCGGCGGGTCAGATCCTGTGCGTCGCGCTGACCCCGGACGCGGGCGCAGCCCTCGTGTACGACGGGCCCCTGGGGAACGAACCGTCCTGGTGGGACCTGACGAAGGGAAAGCGACGGAGCGTCCTGAAGGGCCACCCGGAACAGGTCACGACGCTGGTGCTCACCCCGGACGGCCGGCACGCCCTGACCGGGTCCCGGGACCGGACGCTGCGGTGGTGGGACCTGCCGCGCGGGCGGTGCCGACGCGTCCTGACCGGCCACACCGGCGAGATCTGGTCGGTGGCGGTGACCCCGGACGGACGCCGGGCGCTGTCCGGCGGCTCCGACGGCACGGTGCGCTGCTGGGACCTCGCGACGGGGCGCTGCTCGCACACGCTGACGGGCCACGAGTGGATCTGGTCGGTCGGTGTGTCCCCGGACGGGCTGCTGGGCCTGTCCGGCGGGGCGGAGGGCACCGCACGGGTCTGGGACCTCACCGCGGGGCGCTGCGTGCGGGTCCTGGAAGGCCACTTCGACTCCGTGCAGTCCGTGGCCGTCGGCCCCGACGGACGCCACGCGCTGACGGGTTCCGCCGACGGCACGATGTGCTGGTGGGACCTCACGGACGGCCGTTGTCTGCGTACGTTCACCGTCACCGACCAGGGCATCGAGGTGGTGGCGTTCGCCGGGCCGCACGATGCCGTCGTCTCGTACACCGGCGGCATCGAACGGTTCCGGCTCGAAGCCGGCGACCCGGCGCCGTGGAGCTACAGCCCTCCTGGGAGCGCGGAGGAGCTGGGCGCGCGGACGGCGTCGTTCCGGGAGCATCTGGAGCGGTCCCGGCGGCTGGCCGGGTCGGGCGACGTGGCAGGCGCGGCGGCCGCCCTGCGCTCGGCCGGGGCGATTCCCGGTTTCGCCCGCCATTCGGAGGTCGTCGGGCTGTGGCGCAGGATCGGTCCGTCCGGCACCCGGACCGGTCTGCGCGACGTACGGCAGGCCGAGGTCGTCGGCGGCAAGGAGAACGGGCGCCTCAGCGACGTCGCCCTCACCGGGGACGGCCGACGCGCCCTGACGGGCGGGTGGGACAACCGGGTACGCCTCTGGGACCTCACCACGGGGAAGTGCCTGTACGCGTTCACCGGGGCGGGTCCCGAAGGCCCGGAGTTCACCTCCCTGCCCTTCGGCCGCCCCAACCTCTACCGGGTGCAGGCCGTGGCCATGACGCCGGACGGACGGTTCGGCGCCGCGGCGAGCGGGCAGGGCTCCGTACAGACCTGGGACCTCACCACCGGTGCCGCGGGACGCGTCCTGCCCGACGGGAACGGCTCGGCCGAAGCCGTCGCCGTCACCCCCGACGGCCGTCGTCTCCTCGTCGGGCACCTGGACGGCACCGTACGCCTCTGGGACACGGCCACCGGCCGGTCCCTGCACACCCTGAGCGGGCACACCTCGACGACGGACGCCGTCGACCTCACCCCGGACGGCCGCTTCGGCCTCTCCGGCTCGTGGGACCGCACGGCCCGGCTGTGGGACCTCGGGACCGGCAGGTGTCTGCGGGTCATGACCGGGGCCGAGGAGCCCGTCAGCGAGGTCGCCCTCACCCCGGACGGGCGCCGGGCGTTCCTCGGCGGCTGGGCGGCCGACGCGCGCTGGTTCGACGCGCGCACCGGCGAATGCCTGCGGGTCCTCACCGGGCACACCGGGGCGATCGCCTCGGTGTCCGTCACTCCCGACGGGCGTCACGGCCTCACCGCGAGCTGGGACGGCACCATGCGCTGGTGGGACCTCGGCGACGGGAGCTGCCTGCGCACCACCCCGTTCCCCGGGCACATCGGCCAGGTCTCCGCCGTGGCGGTCACTCCGGATGCCCAGTCCGCGCTGTCGGTGGGCCCGGAGGGCGCCCTGTGCCGGTGGGAGTTCGACTGGGACTTCGACTTCCCGTCCTGACCGGTCGGGGGTACGGGGACGGGTGTACGGGGCCAGGGCGGCGGCGATCGGGCGCGGGCCGGTCGGGCAGGGCCTGGTCGAGCCGGGTCGGGCCGTCAGTCGGGGTCGGGCCTGGCCGGGTCGGTCGGCCAAGTGCCGGTCCCGGTCCCGGTCCTGGTGCTGACGGGGGCGGGGCGCACCCGCCGCCGGGTCGCGGTGCGCTCCCAGGGCTGCGGGTCCGGGTACGTCAGGAGTTCCAGGGTGCTGCCCCACGGGGTGCGCAGGTACGCGAACCGGTTGCGCTCCCCCGCCTCGGGGCCCGGCAGCGGCTGTGGCTCGGCGAGCAGCACGGCCCCCGCGGCCACGCAGTCCCGTACGGCCGCGTCCAGGTCGTCGGCGTACAGCGCCAGGTGCTGCCAGCCGAAGTCGCAGGGCAGCACCGGGGGTTCGCGGCGGGGCCCCTGGAACTCGAACAGCTCGATGCACGGGCCGTCGCAGGGCAGGGCCAGCATTCTGACCGCCAGTTGCAGGGTGCCCGCCGGGACCCCGAGCCGCCGCTCGACCTCCGGCCCGCCCTTCGGGCCGTCATGGCGGCGCAGGGTGTCGTAGAGCACCTCGGCGCCGAGCGCCCTGACGAGGAAGAGGGTCGCGGTCTCCACATCGGGGACCGTGACCCCGATGTGGTCGATGCCTCGCACGGTTGTGGCCGTCATGGGTTCACCGCTCCTGTCCGGGACCCGCACCGCCCGTCCCGCCCCGGAGCGGGCCGGGACCGGCGTCGTGCGCCGCGCGGGCTCCGGCTCCCGACCCCGGGCGCACCCGGTTCCGGCGTCCTGCCCCGCGCGGGCGGGCCGTCCCACCTCCAGCTTCGCTCAGCCCCGCCCCGCCCGCACAACGGGCCCGCCCGGAACCCCCGGCCGGTGCCGCCCGGAACCCCGGGCCGGGCTCAGCCGAACGCGGCGCGCTCCAGCCAGAAGTCCAGCAGCTCCGCGTCGCCCAGCACCTCGACCCGGTCGCTGTCCGGCCCGAGGCGGCGGTTGAAGACCAGCATGACGTCGGTGAGCGTGCCCCGCAGCGCCACGGTCGCCTTCTCGTGGGCGCGCCGCCAGGTGAAGCCGTCCTCGCCGAACTCGATCAGCCACTCGGCGTCCGGGACGTCCGTGGCGTGCAGATGGATGGAGCGCCCGGCCCCGGTCAGCTCGGCAGCCTCCGGGTCGCCCATGGAACGGACGAAGGCGACGATCTCCAGCCACTCCTCGATGGTGTCCGCGGCCAGCGCCGGCGGCACCTCGTAGCCGGTCTTCGCGGT encodes the following:
- a CDS encoding DUF6415 family natural product biosynthesis protein; translated protein: MPHPSSPSSPDQPPRAVGGILSLDVESALRAADEALALRLGTVTRQEIDTRTAELRGHVGLFAEAVLDHARTAADRSVRWEVDQLLASTPRDGALVFSAYQHLRDLARMLRRLADSAAEHGVTS
- a CDS encoding class I SAM-dependent methyltransferase — encoded protein: MPVGEGLALYRAAVEAAALGLPILEVGTYCGRSTVLLADVARAAGVTALTVDHHRGSEEQQPGWEYHDPTVVDPEVGRMDTLPTFRRTLHAAGLEDHVVALVGRSPQVAAVWGGKLGFVFIDGGHTDEHANADYEGWAPHVAEGGLLVIHDVFPDPAHGGQAPYRIYLRALESGAFTEVSVTDSLRVLRRTGTGI
- a CDS encoding N-acetylmuramoyl-L-alanine amidase; this encodes MPYDESVPPTPRRRPLIAAAVLAAVCLSAAGCGAGDDGGGGTAARPGPDGSAAASAPSSASASPSPSRSAPAPGKKSASPAASASASRPANKISGPLSGKTVVIDPGHNPNNRLHTREINRQVDIGTGHKECDTTGTSTNSGYAEARFTLDVSHRLRDLLLKQGAEVLLTYDNDRSYGPCVDERARIGNEAKADAVVSVHADGSAVGNRGFHVILPAAVRGGAADTSGIVGPSRDLGTRIAGLFVRATGSAPSNYIGGNTGLDTRKDLGGLNLSTVPKVFIECGNMRDPKDAALLTSPDWRQRAAQGIADGISSYLKG
- a CDS encoding LLM class F420-dependent oxidoreductase, translating into MRLGLALGYWGRGPDPAHLELARTAEQLGYASVWTAEAWGSDAFTPLTWIAAHTSRIRLGTSVAQMAARTPTATAMHALTLDHLSGGRMMLGLGLSGPQVVEGWYGRPFPASPLTATREYVDVVRQVLRREAPVELAGRFHSHPYTGPDATGLGKPLKPITHPLRPRLPVLLGAEGPRNIAQTTRIADGWLPLHWSPLRTDVYAASLTDLPDGFMIAPLVRARVCDDVAEGLLPVKAMLGFYIGGMGHAARNFHADLMARMGYGAEARHIQRLFLEGRKEEAVLAVPDAFADEISLVGPRERIAERLESWRAGPVTDLLVTAPDPHTLRVLAELNG
- a CDS encoding helix-turn-helix domain-containing protein → MGQHDAGQCAGVGGAMESVFVLLGKRWNGVILASLMSGPGRFAELCRAVSGISERMLSDRLAELGEAGLVSREVDAGPPLRVTYRLTPAGEALRPALEELGSWAERFLGAPEGGGCSAARQPEAADPRGA
- a CDS encoding NAD(P)H-dependent oxidoreductase; this encodes MAVLLHIDSSLFPPEGSGSRQVTAAFRKTWEEAHPQGSVIYRDLAATPVPHLDAATVTAEAVPALREELIAEFEKADVVLIGAPMYNFTIPSTLKAWLDQIILVGRTLGEGVSLSGKRVVIASSRGGSYQPGTPRAGFDFDTNYLQKVLGEVLGLPVEVITRELTLAAVNPAMNELVPLAEESARQSLERAAASAREHAALLV
- a CDS encoding protein kinase; translation: MAGLYRVDALLGAGGMGEVHRVRHLGWQHDMAVKSPRPELWAGEQGPEAFLEEARVWVGLEPNPYICACHYVRVVAGVPRIFSEFAGGGSVADELRGGRITTVEQILDIGIQTAWGLRAAHRAGVVHQDVKPANMLLGVDGRAMLTDFGLARVGAGTVPAGAVPPTAPGGDASILVTRTGMTPAYASPEQMAGSRVGRRSDMWSWAASVLELFLGQVVWMAGPVAGEALRAVVRETAVPGETAVPGRPPIPHEVAELLDACLSDDPDSRPPDMDAVAARLVRVHEARTGRPYPRSAAPTVSHLADGWNNRALSLHDLGEAEAADRCWQKALEADPRHPGAVFNRGLTRWRAGEITDTALVRDLESVRSAHPGDSRPLHLLGLAHLERGDAQAALEALRGAGRSGPADPGTDASLRAATRAAERSAPGRTLPGHSAAARSLSVTPDGRYALSGGSRNEVFRWDLDTGTRIGTIDSSAGQILCVALTPDAGAALVYDGPLGNEPSWWDLTKGKRRSVLKGHPEQVTTLVLTPDGRHALTGSRDRTLRWWDLPRGRCRRVLTGHTGEIWSVAVTPDGRRALSGGSDGTVRCWDLATGRCSHTLTGHEWIWSVGVSPDGLLGLSGGAEGTARVWDLTAGRCVRVLEGHFDSVQSVAVGPDGRHALTGSADGTMCWWDLTDGRCLRTFTVTDQGIEVVAFAGPHDAVVSYTGGIERFRLEAGDPAPWSYSPPGSAEELGARTASFREHLERSRRLAGSGDVAGAAAALRSAGAIPGFARHSEVVGLWRRIGPSGTRTGLRDVRQAEVVGGKENGRLSDVALTGDGRRALTGGWDNRVRLWDLTTGKCLYAFTGAGPEGPEFTSLPFGRPNLYRVQAVAMTPDGRFGAAASGQGSVQTWDLTTGAAGRVLPDGNGSAEAVAVTPDGRRLLVGHLDGTVRLWDTATGRSLHTLSGHTSTTDAVDLTPDGRFGLSGSWDRTARLWDLGTGRCLRVMTGAEEPVSEVALTPDGRRAFLGGWAADARWFDARTGECLRVLTGHTGAIASVSVTPDGRHGLTASWDGTMRWWDLGDGSCLRTTPFPGHIGQVSAVAVTPDAQSALSVGPEGALCRWEFDWDFDFPS
- a CDS encoding VOC family protein, whose amino-acid sequence is MTATTVRGIDHIGVTVPDVETATLFLVRALGAEVLYDTLRRHDGPKGGPEVERRLGVPAGTLQLAVRMLALPCDGPCIELFEFQGPRREPPVLPCDFGWQHLALYADDLDAAVRDCVAAGAVLLAEPQPLPGPEAGERNRFAYLRTPWGSTLELLTYPDPQPWERTATRRRVRPAPVSTRTGTGTGTWPTDPARPDPD